A genomic stretch from Diprion similis isolate iyDipSimi1 chromosome 1, iyDipSimi1.1, whole genome shotgun sequence includes:
- the LOC124409699 gene encoding trichohyalin-like yields MPMETRNANKKDSEGTASADCDTQLKYTEADVEFLREEVKNKEKRLRLEQEAIEQRKLELDRKSQQISENLRAQEAEIERRQKELEIREKTILNSNSETQQEIQDKPARDKNQKDKESESTELETREKTDSKSILQEQSGNKENPASDVNDQQVESKIDIPEIKSGTQNLKKESKKQGNLGSSEATDDTKESEPRLDQGKPKISELRQKKIEIDQKLKLLIAKSLDITDKIANESQIRATEADTEVSPDPVMNQCSEAIQVEAEIIYLKNKLKKNKSELEKIAEASKPTSHTEKLADGPSASVTKLADAPRAKQINSESVDYDRASIISDTSVQTNEEKINTKAEVLAKELIFRETEKEMRAKLKELRGVATSGSDLKPQELGAPGAPQYLVSDDDFEIRQRERELRQRERELRQRESELKRQKAEETIKEFKFQKTDKESREKLKELRGGVSGEDLQPQELGTHDAPEYLRLDDDFEIRQKERELRKRELQLEAQVKELERIKLNPRNQRELDLARREEELKARELAVKNELAQFQQKNNENQNYENYRVSKTINQNINIPTLSLTEQSISVKDALAVVPKFDGKNITVLQFNRSCKRALEMVSPSLEGYLTRLIRSKLTDRAYAVIEEENFTTLQQLLDKLSEVFAPTRSANYYRGELGRLYKFADEHILDYISRTRDIKTGLVESERRKNKKLNDNESKELDDEICETFIGGLPTEYRNAILIKGCPTLKTAYERAIDIDKKFEQDKERSKTRESGKPDGEKREPCKHCKQTNHRSENCRSIRKPPSEKPNENGESCAICKRTNHATEDCFHNKNNNRRKDNENRNVNSNLPYCKYCKKLGHTWEECRIRKYHENSRSNQGNGAGPSGAGSSPRAAQANALETETAETPNPSAST; encoded by the exons ATGCCTATGGAAACTAGAAATGCTAACAAAAAAGACAGTGAGGGAACTGCGTCAGCTGATTGTGACACACAATTAAAATACACAGAGGCTGACGTGGAATTTTTGCgtgaagaagtgaaaaataaagagaaaagacTTAGATTAGAACAGGAAGCGATTGAACAACGAAAATTAGAGCTAGATAGAAAGTCACAACAAATAAGCGAAAATCTCCGAGCACAAGAAGCGGAGATTGAGCGCAGACAAAAAGAGTTAGAAAtcagagaaaaaacaattttaaactcGAATTCAGAAACGCAACAGGAAATACAAGATAAGCCTGCGcgagataaaaatcaaaaggaTAAAGAATCAGAATCAA CAGAACTTGAGACTCGGGAAAAAACAGATTCCAAGTCAATTTTACAAGAGCAGTCGGGAAACAAAGAAAACCCGGCATCAGACGTCAATGATCAACAGGTAGAGTCAAAAATAGACATACCAGAAATAAAATCAGGAACTCaaaacctgaaaaaagaatcaaaaaaacaGGGTAACTTAGGATCTAGCGAAGCGACGGACGACACAAAAGAGAGCGAACCGCGGCTAGACCAGGGAAAACCAAAAATCAGCGAATTACGCcagaagaaaatagaaatagatCAGAAGCTAAAGCTTTTAATCGCGAAAAGCTTAGACATTACCGATAAAATCGCGAACGAGTCCCAAATAAGAGCCACAGAAGCCGACACAGAGGTAAGTCCCGATCCGGTAATGAATCAATGTAGCGAAGCGATACAGGTAGAAGCGGAGATCATAtatctaaaaaataaattgaagaaaaataaatcagaatTAGAAAAGATTGCGGAAGCATCGAAACCAACGAGTCACACGGAGAAACTTGCCGACGGTCCGAGCGCTAGCGTAACAAAACTTGCCGACGCTCCGCGCGCGAAACAGATAAACAGCGAAAGTGTAGACTACGATCGCGCTTCAATTATATCAGACACGTCTGTGCAGactaatgaagaaaaaatcaatactAAAGCCGAAGTTCTTGCGAAGGAACTCATATTTCGTGAAACGGAGAAAGAAATGCGtgcgaaattgaaagaattgcGAGGTGTAGCGACGAGCGGTTCCGACCTAAAGCCACAAGAGCTAGGCGCACCCGGCGCACCCCAATACCTGGTTTCGgacgatgattttgaaatccGACAACGCGAACGTGAGTTACGACAACGCGAACGTGAGTTACGACAACGCGAATCAGAACTAAAAAGGCAGAAAGCAGAAGAAACGATTAAagagttcaaatttcaaaagacaGACAAAGAGTCGcgcgaaaaattaaaagaactAAGAGGTGGAGTAAGCGGAGAAGACCTACAGCCACAAGAGCTGGGCACTCACGACGCACCCGAGTATCTTCGATTAGACGACGACTTCGAAATCCGTCAAAAGGAACGCGAGCTTAGAAAACGTGAACTGCAATTAGAAGCACAGGTAAAAGAGTTAGAGCGTATAAAGCTTAATCCGCGAAACCAGAGGGAATTAGATTTAGCCCGTAGAGAAGAGGAACTAAAAGCAAGAGAATTAGCTGTCAAAAACGAGCTAGCTCAATTTCAGCAAAAGAATAACGAAAACCAAAATTATGAGAATTATCGAGTTTCAAAAACGATCAATCAAAATATAAACATTCCAACTTTATCATTAACCGAGCAGTCAATATCCGTAAAAGACGCGCTCGCAGTAGTGCCAAAATTCGacggaaaaaatataacagttTTACAATTCAATCGAAGCTGCAAACGCGCATTAGAAATGGTATCGCCGAGCCTGGAAGGTTATCTTACGAGACTAATTCGGAGTAAACTGACTGATCGCGCCTATGCAGTcatcgaagaagaaaattttacaactttaCAACAACTTTTAGACAAACTGTCAGAGGTATTCGCGCCTACTCGCTCCGCGAATTATTATCGAGGGGAACTTGGCCGTCTATACAAATTTGCCGACGAACACATCTTGGATTATATATCGAGAACCCGTGACATAAAGACCGGGTTGGTAGAAAGCGAGCgccgaaaaaataaaaaactcaaCGATAATGAATCGAAAGAATTAGATGATGAAATATGCGAAACCTTTATAGGAGGCTTGCCAACCGAATACAGAAACGCGATATTAATCAAAGGATGTCCTACCTTAAAAACCGCGTATGAACGAGCAAtagatattgataaaaaatttgagcaaGACAAAGAAAGATCCAAAACTCGCGAATCAGGAAAACCGGATGGCGAAAAACGCGAACCTTGCAAACATTGCAAACAGACTAATCACAGATCAGAAAACTGTAGATCAATAAGAAAACCGCCGAGCGAAAAACCCAACGAGAACGGGGAATCTTGCGCGATTTGCAAACGTACCAATCATGCAACCGAAGATTGCtttcacaataaaaataataatcgacgTAAAGACAACGAAAATAGAAATGTCAACTCAAACCTCCCGTACTGCAAGTATTGCAAGAAACTAGGGCACACTTGGGAAGAATGTAGAATACGCAAGTACCATGAGAACTCAAGGTCAAATCAGGGAAACGGGGCAGGGCCCTCGGGGGCGGGGAGCAGTCCTCGAGCAGCTCAGGCCAATGCTCTGGAAACGGAGACGGCGGAAACCCCAAATCCGTCTGCCTCCACCTAA